The genomic region ACGTCATCGGCTTGCGGGTCGTCACACACTGGACAGGCGTATCCCATCGGTGTGCAAAGCGTGGATGCGGAGCCGTATATGCAGTCGGGGTCTCGGAGCAGTCGTCGTTTCAGACCTGTGTTCCCGCTCTTCGCCGAGGCTGGAGTTGGGAACATAAAACAACGGAGTGAGACAGAACGCCTACAGCAGGCGGACCATTACCAATGCGTCCTCACCATTGCTATAGTAGTTCGGGATCGTTTTGCGGTGTTCGAACCCAAAGCGCCGGTAGAGCTTTCGCGCTCCGCCATTGTCGGCCCGGACCTCTAGCTTGACCGAGCCAGCACCCGTCTCGTCGATAACCTCCATCGCATGGGTCAACAGCGCGCTCGCAACCCCCTGCCGTCGGTACGCCGGCCGGACCGCAATATCCTTGATGTGGCCGAGCGGGGTACCATGGTTCGGCACCGTATCCGCGACGACGTAGCCTGCGACAGCAGGCGGGTCACCGTCGTCGTTTCCGGTTTCGGCGACGAGAAACCCCGTTTCGCCGAGATAGCTCTCCAGTGCAGAAAACGGCCATGGCTGTGGAAATGACGCCTGCTCGATACGATGGACCTCGATGAGATCCGCACGGACGGCGCGTCGAACCGCTGGCGTATCCGGCGTCTCCGGTCCGTCAGGAGCGACCGTTGTCACGTGTACACTTCGGTATGGACATACATATGTGTTACCGCCAACCGAAGATACCGCGGCTTCTGACTGTTTGTCGATAGGTGCTGATAATTCATGCATCAATCAGGCCGGGCCAGAGTTAGAACTCCGGAAGGTTCTTTAGTCTGACGAGTCTATATGTAAGTGCACCCGTTTTGGGTGCCACCACCCCCACCCCCACCCCTCTTTCCAAACTTTTCCATCGCTGCCGAGTTGTACTAGGCGTAGGTTCTGCTAGAGCTGACTGCATACGCTAGAGTGAAGCAGTACTGGCTACGGAGTGGGCCTGATCTGTATGGTGCTGTTGCGGTTCCGGTGTCCCGCTATCTGAGCTAAACGTGATACTAGGCCTCGTTTCACTGCTCAAAAAAGTCGCGGTCAGAAGGCGACCGCGCTACGCTCGGAATCGCTCTGTCGCGGGACCTACGGTCCCGCTGCGGGATTTGAGGTCGCTTCGCGACTCACTTTAGTCGTCAGCAGGTGCAGCGCCGCCTTCGTCGTGCTGCTGCTTCGTGTGCGAGAGCTTGCCACCGGCGGCGAGGATCTCGCGTTCGCGCTCGGAGGCGTCGAGCTGGCCGGTCGCTTCCCAGTCGTCGTTCACGCGGATGGTGAACTCCGTCTGGCCGGACTTGACGGCCTCGGCCGCGTCGTCGACGATCTCGATGTCGTCGCCTTCGTCGATCTGCTCGTAGGTTTCCTCGTCGATGGTGAGTGGGACGATACCGAAGTTGAACAGATTCGCCTTGTGGATGCGGGCGAAGCTCTGTGCGAGGACGGTCTCGATACCCAGGTACATCGGGCACAGGGCCGCGTGTTCGCGCGAGGAGCCCTGACCGTAGTTCTCGCCAGCGACGAGCACGCCGCCGTCAGCTTCGAGTGCGCGCTCCGCGAACGTGTCATCGACGCGCGAGAGCGTGAACTCGGAGAGCTTCGGGACGTTCGACCGGTACATCAGGATGTCCTGCGTGGCCGGGATGATGTGGTCCGTCGTGATGTTATCCTCCATCTTCAGGAGGGCTTCACCACCGACTTCGGTCTCCAGCGGGTCCTTCAGCGGCACGTCGCCGATGTTCGGGCCCTTGATGAGTTCGTCGTCGACGGCGTTGTCCGGCGCGATGAGGTCCGATTCGGAGTTGCCGATGTACTGGTCGGGCATTTCCAGACCGGGGGCCTCGAGGTCGCCGAGTTCGTCTGCGAGGTCCCGCGGGTCAACGATTTCGCCTTTGATCGCCGCCGCGGTGGCGACTTCCGGCGAGCAGAGGTAGACGTTGTCGTCCTCGATACCGGAGCGACCCTCGAAGTTGCGGTTGAAGGTCCGCAGGGAGACGGAGTCGGAGGCCGGGACGTGACCAATACCAATACAGGCACCACACGTCGCCTCGGAGAAGTTGACGCCGGCGGCCATCATCTCCGCGGTCCAGCCCTCACGGGCCAGCATCTCGGAGGCCTGCTTGGAGCCGGGGGCGACGATCATCTCGGTCTTCTTGTCGATGTTGCGCCCTTCCAGCATCTTCGCGGCCGGGAGGATGTCCTCGTAGGCACCGTTCGTACAGGAGCCGATCATGACCTGCTCGACGTCGACGCCCTCGACTTCGGAGACAGGGACGACGTTGTCAGGCATGGACGGCTCGGCGATGAGCGGTTCGAGGTCCGAGAGGTCGACGACGATCTCGTCGGCGTACTCGGCGTCCTCGTCGGGGCCGATGTCCTCGAAGACGTCCTCGCGGCCGAGGCGTTCGAGGTAATCCTTGGTCTGGTCGTCCGTCGGGAAGATCGAGGACGTCGCACCGAGCTCGGTCCCCATGTTGGTGATGGTCGTCCGCTCGGGGACGGTCAGCGTCTCGACGCCGGGACCGGTGTATTCCAGCACCTTGCCGACGCCGCCCTTGACCGACAGCCGGCGGAGCAGCTCCAAGATGACGTCCTTGGCGGTAGCCCATTCGGGCAGTTCGCCTTCGAGACGGACGTTGACGACTTCCGGCATCTCAATGTAGTAGGCGCCGCCACCCATCGCGACGGCGACGTCGAGGCCACCGGACCCGATGGCGAGTTCGCCGAGGCCGCCGGGGGTCGGTGTGTGGGAGTCGGACCCGAGCATCGTCTTGCCGGGTGCGGCGAAGTTCTCCTTGTGGACGTTGTGACAAATACCATTGCCGGGGCGCGAGAAGTGGGCCCCGAACGTGCCTGCCGCAGAGCGGAGGAAGCGGTGGTCGTCGGTATTCTTAAAGTCGAACTGATAGGTCTGGTGGTCACAGTACTGGGCGGCCAGTTCCGTCTGGACCTCTTCGAGGCCCAGCGCTTCGAACTGCAGCCAGACGAGCGTCCCGGTCGTGTCCTGTGTCAGCACCTGATCGATCTCGATCCCGATCTCTTCTCCGGGTGTTAGCTCCCCTTCGACGAGATGGTCGCCGAGAATTTTTTCCGTAAGCGTCTGTCCCATAACGTGCGTCAATGGATGGCGCGGCGGTATAAATCCCGCGTATTCCGTCGTATTTTTCATATAAAAATCCGTGCCGTCCGTCACTCAGAAGCGAGTCAACAGGTCGGGACAGCGGTCGTCCAGACCGGCAGGTCTTTCCACGACACTCGCACAGAACCGCGTATGTTCAAAAGCGGGCGGTTCGTCGCCGATGCTCTCGGCGATCTGAGAGACTCGCAGGTGCAACCGAACGGCGTCGACCTCACGCTCGGGGCGGTCTACGAGCAAACCGAGCCAGGGCGCATCGAACGCAACGACAAGACCGTCGGCGACCGGCAGGAAATCGAGCCTGACGACGGCGTCTACCACCTCAACCGCGGCGGCTACATCGTCGAGTACGCCGATCGCGTCGTCATTCCGGATGGCCACATCGGCTTTCTCCTTCCTCGGTCGTCGTTGCTCCGCAACTCCTGCATGCTCGATACGGCTGTCTGGGACGCCGGTTACGAGGGACGCGGAGAGGGGCTACTGGAGGTTCACCACCCGATCGAACTCGAACAGGGCGCGCGGATCGCACAGCTTGTTCTCGCTGACGCCGCTCACGAGGGGACGTACGAAGGAACGTATCAGGGAGAGAATCTCTGAGACGTAATCGCGGTCCCAGACGTGTCTCATAGCCCGAGACATGGTAGGCCATGCTGTGAATTTAAGTGGATTTCCTGAGTGCTGTCAATTGGTGCTTGAAGCAACTATACCCCGGTTCATACTGCCGTCAGCCTTCAGTACCCGGAAATTACACAAGCACCGTTTTCAGGTACGACAACTGTCTGACCGGGGTTTATCATTGTTGCTGCGTGACAGTGAGACATGATAGTAGAATTTCACATCGATGCCCCCCTCTTGCAGCGAACAGCTGAAACGCTGAGTAAAGCAGCGATACGGATACAGCGATTGCACTGCGAGAGCGGCGACTGCCGTGCCGTCGCCTGGATTGGCCCCGTCGAACGGCCCGCCATCGAAGCGAATCTGGCCCAGGACGAGAGTATCACCGACTATGCCCATGTAGCGGCAGAAGGAGATGGTCACTGGTATACCCTGCATACAACTGATACGACAATTGACACGATCGGAGAATCGTTATTGAATGCGGACGGGTTCCTCCTTGGTGCCGCACAGACCGGCGATGACTGGGTGTTTCGAGCCCGGTTCCCCGAGAAGAGTTCGGTACTGTCGTTCCGTGACACACTCGTGTCCAGTGATATCAACATCGACATTCAGACCATCACTGACGACACGGAAGCCTCCCCACAGTTCGGCGTGACGGACCCACAGCAAGAAGTGCTGTTGCTCGCGCTCAATCGTGGGTATTTCACCGTTCCGCGGGAATCGTCCCTCTCGGACCTCGCCGCGGAGCTCGGTATCTCCAGTCAGGCCGCTTCGGAGCGGCTCCGGCGGGGGACGCGAACGCTGGTACAGAACACGCTGGCGGCCCCTGAACGGCCGCTTGTCGGCTCACCGCCGGAGTAATCGGACCAAGAACGGCTTCCGGTTGGTAGAAAGTGAGAGTGGTGGGACGATGACCCGCTGTGAGCAGTGGGTCTGGGGGCGACAGATTGTTGAATAACTGCGTCTTGTGTCATTTGAGTCCCCAGTGTGGGTGACGTAGCGTCTGGTCCGTCACCTAGACGGTGGTTACTTCAGACAGTGAAACCGCTCATCCGCTGTTATAAGAAAAGGGAGCGTATGCTGGAGTATGAGCTCGAACGAGGGGACTGTGTATATGCTACGGAACCGGGCCACGGAGGGGTCCGGGGACTGGGTGAGCCCCGAACCCGCAGGTGATGTTATTGCTGATGCAGTTATCGAAGCGACAGATCTGGATGCAGATGATATTGACGAACTGGAGACATACGTCGACAGCGAATCACTCCGTGCGGTTGTCGGGGAGAGGACGACGGAGTCGCTGACGTTCGCTGTCGAAGGACACGACGTGACGATAACGGCTGACGGTGAGGTTTCTGTCGACGGGTAACGGGCGCTGACACGTATCCGTCCAAATGACATAAGACGGTGGCCCGAGAGCCCCAGGTATGACCCGCGTTGCACTCATCGCACACGACGACGAGAAGCCAGAGATGATCGATCTGGCACAGAGTTACGAATCAACGCTTTCGGAGTTCGACCTCGTCGGGACTGGCACGACGAGCAAGCGTATCATGGCAGAGACCGACCTCACAGTCGAACGTAAGGAGAGCGGGCCGATGGGTGGCGACACGCAGATCGGCGCAGAAGTCGCCGAGGGCCGCATGGACGGCATCGTCTTCCTCCGGGACCCGCTGACGGCACAGCCCCACGAGCCGGACATCTCGGCGCTCCTGCGCATCTGTGACGTCCACGACGTGCCGCTGGCGACGACGCGAACCTCGGCGGAGTACATCCTCGAAGGGCTGGCGCAGGACAAAGCCGACGACTAAGCTCGTTGGGAGCGGGAGACAACCGTCTGCAATCTACTTACTCGGCCTACGTCGGTCGCTCCGCGTACTCGATGGGGTCCCGTTCGCCGATGCGCTGGAAGGCTTCGAGCCGGAACGCACAGGCGTCACACGTTCCACAGGCCGGTTCGTCGTCCCGGTAGCAACTCCAAGTGTCCGCGTAGGGGACGCCAAGTTCGACGCCGCGCTCAGCGATATCGGTCTTGGACCACTCGACGAAGGGCGCGACGAGGTCGATGTCGGTGTCGGGTTTCGTTCCGGCGTCGATGACGCCCTGAAACGCGTCAAAGAAGGTGGGGCGGCAGTCAGGGTAGCCCGAGAAATCCTCGCTGTGGGCGCCGATGAAGACGGCTCCGCAGTCGTTGGCTTCAGCGTAGGAGACCGCCATCGACAGCAGGTTCGCGTTCCGGAACGGGACGTAGGAGGTCGGAATCTCATCGCTGTCGGTGTCGGCGTCCGCCACGTCCATCGAGTCGTCGGTTAGCGACGACGCGCCGATCTGGGTGAGGTGGCCGGTTTCGACGTGGAGGAAGTCAGCTGCGTCGACGTGGTCGGCCAGCGCGCTGGCACAGTCGTACTCCCGGTCCTCAGTGTTTTGCCCGTAGCTGGTGTGCAGCAAATACAGGTGGTCGTAGCCGCGAGTCTGTGCTTCGTAGGCTGCCGTGGCGCTGTCCATGCCGCCGGAGGCGAGCACGACAGCGCGGGTATCGTCAGTCATCTGTAGTCAGTCAGGTCAGTCAGGTGCCCGGTGCGTCGTTCCAGAGGTCGACGTGGAGTCGCGGTGTGTATCGGTAGCCGTGCTCCAGCGCAAGGTCCGCGACCGTCTCCCGGGTCGCTTCGAGCTGGTCGCGCGTCTGTCCTTCCGGCATCAGCAACACGTCGTCGTCACGTACGCGGGTGGACGCAGCGTCGCGGAGTCGCTCGACGAGGCGCTCGATTTCGGCCATGTCTTCGCGGCCCGTAACGACGAACTTCAGTTGCGTATCGTAGGTTTCGACGAGGTTGGCCAGCGTCGGCACGTCGAGCCGACGCTCCTCGTGGCGGTCCGCCCACTCGCCATCACCGTCAGGGTCACGTTCGGGCGTCGGTGTGCTGGAGGCCAGTTTCGGGCTGACGCTGGCGAGGTCGATAGGGGCATCGGGGACGACGGTCCCATTGGTCTCGACCGTCGTGTGGTATCCCCTATCATCCAGGCGTTCCAGCAAGTCCTCGCTCGAATCGTGAATGAGCGGTTCACCGCCGGTCAGGACGACATGGTTGGCATCGTACTCCTCGATAGCCGCGATTACATCGTCGACGGTGAACCAGTCGTGAGTCGGCTCCCACGAGGTGTGATATGAGTCACAGAACCAGCACCGCAGATTACAGCCGCTGGTCCGGACGAACACACTCGGGACGCCGGCCAGTCGGCCCTCGCCCTGGAGGGACTGGAACAGCTCGTTGATGGGCAGGTCGCCGGACTCGGCGTCTGCGTCGGTTCCCTCGATATCGAGAC from Haloarcula sp. H-GB4 harbors:
- the rimI gene encoding ribosomal protein S18-alanine N-acetyltransferase codes for the protein MTTVAPDGPETPDTPAVRRAVRADLIEVHRIEQASFPQPWPFSALESYLGETGFLVAETGNDDGDPPAVAGYVVADTVPNHGTPLGHIKDIAVRPAYRRQGVASALLTHAMEVIDETGAGSVKLEVRADNGGARKLYRRFGFEHRKTIPNYYSNGEDALVMVRLL
- a CDS encoding aconitate hydratase, with the protein product MGQTLTEKILGDHLVEGELTPGEEIGIEIDQVLTQDTTGTLVWLQFEALGLEEVQTELAAQYCDHQTYQFDFKNTDDHRFLRSAAGTFGAHFSRPGNGICHNVHKENFAAPGKTMLGSDSHTPTPGGLGELAIGSGGLDVAVAMGGGAYYIEMPEVVNVRLEGELPEWATAKDVILELLRRLSVKGGVGKVLEYTGPGVETLTVPERTTITNMGTELGATSSIFPTDDQTKDYLERLGREDVFEDIGPDEDAEYADEIVVDLSDLEPLIAEPSMPDNVVPVSEVEGVDVEQVMIGSCTNGAYEDILPAAKMLEGRNIDKKTEMIVAPGSKQASEMLAREGWTAEMMAAGVNFSEATCGACIGIGHVPASDSVSLRTFNRNFEGRSGIEDDNVYLCSPEVATAAAIKGEIVDPRDLADELGDLEAPGLEMPDQYIGNSESDLIAPDNAVDDELIKGPNIGDVPLKDPLETEVGGEALLKMEDNITTDHIIPATQDILMYRSNVPKLSEFTLSRVDDTFAERALEADGGVLVAGENYGQGSSREHAALCPMYLGIETVLAQSFARIHKANLFNFGIVPLTIDEETYEQIDEGDDIEIVDDAAEAVKSGQTEFTIRVNDDWEATGQLDASEREREILAAGGKLSHTKQQHDEGGAAPADD
- a CDS encoding deoxyuridine 5'-triphosphate nucleotidohydrolase — protein: MRAVRHSEASQQVGTAVVQTGRSFHDTRTEPRMFKSGRFVADALGDLRDSQVQPNGVDLTLGAVYEQTEPGRIERNDKTVGDRQEIEPDDGVYHLNRGGYIVEYADRVVIPDGHIGFLLPRSSLLRNSCMLDTAVWDAGYEGRGEGLLEVHHPIELEQGARIAQLVLADAAHEGTYEGTYQGENL
- a CDS encoding helix-turn-helix domain-containing protein, which produces MIVEFHIDAPLLQRTAETLSKAAIRIQRLHCESGDCRAVAWIGPVERPAIEANLAQDESITDYAHVAAEGDGHWYTLHTTDTTIDTIGESLLNADGFLLGAAQTGDDWVFRARFPEKSSVLSFRDTLVSSDINIDIQTITDDTEASPQFGVTDPQQEVLLLALNRGYFTVPRESSLSDLAAELGISSQAASERLRRGTRTLVQNTLAAPERPLVGSPPE
- a CDS encoding HalOD1 output domain-containing protein, with the translated sequence MSSNEGTVYMLRNRATEGSGDWVSPEPAGDVIADAVIEATDLDADDIDELETYVDSESLRAVVGERTTESLTFAVEGHDVTITADGEVSVDG
- a CDS encoding methylglyoxal synthase gives rise to the protein MTRVALIAHDDEKPEMIDLAQSYESTLSEFDLVGTGTTSKRIMAETDLTVERKESGPMGGDTQIGAEVAEGRMDGIVFLRDPLTAQPHEPDISALLRICDVHDVPLATTRTSAEYILEGLAQDKADD
- the queC gene encoding 7-cyano-7-deazaguanine synthase QueC — translated: MTDDTRAVVLASGGMDSATAAYEAQTRGYDHLYLLHTSYGQNTEDREYDCASALADHVDAADFLHVETGHLTQIGASSLTDDSMDVADADTDSDEIPTSYVPFRNANLLSMAVSYAEANDCGAVFIGAHSEDFSGYPDCRPTFFDAFQGVIDAGTKPDTDIDLVAPFVEWSKTDIAERGVELGVPYADTWSCYRDDEPACGTCDACAFRLEAFQRIGERDPIEYAERPT
- a CDS encoding 7-carboxy-7-deazaguanine synthase QueE, with product MPVANDAPGLDIEGTDADAESGDLPINELFQSLQGEGRLAGVPSVFVRTSGCNLRCWFCDSYHTSWEPTHDWFTVDDVIAAIEEYDANHVVLTGGEPLIHDSSEDLLERLDDRGYHTTVETNGTVVPDAPIDLASVSPKLASSTPTPERDPDGDGEWADRHEERRLDVPTLANLVETYDTQLKFVVTGREDMAEIERLVERLRDAASTRVRDDDVLLMPEGQTRDQLEATRETVADLALEHGYRYTPRLHVDLWNDAPGT